The Mycobacterium sp. EPa45 genomic interval ACCTGGAACATGGGGCCGATGAACACGCTGAACTCGGCGTCGCTGGTCAACAAGGGCCTGGAGCTGATCGAGACGCACCTACTGTTCGCCGTGCCCTACGAGCGCATCGAAGTCGTGGTGCACCCGCAGTCGATCGTGCACTCCATGGTGACGTTCACCGACGGCTCCACGATCGCGCAGGCCAGCCCACCGGACATGAAGCTGCCGATCTCGCTGGCGCTCGGCTGGCCGGATCGGGTGCCGGCCGCAGCCGCGGCCTGCGACTTCACCAAGGCCTCGACCTGGGAGTTCGAGCCGCTCGACGCGTCGGTGTTCCCCGCCGTCGACCTGGCCCGGCACGCGGGACAGAGCGGCGGCTGCCTGACCGCGGTCTACAACGCCGCCAATGAAGAGGCCGCCGAGGCCTTCCTCGACGGAAAGATCCGGTTCCCGGCCATCGTGCGGACAATCGCTGACGTGCTGCACGCCGCAGACCAGTGGGCCGCCGAACCAGCTACCGTGGAAGAAGTACTTGACGCGCAGCGCTGGGCACGGCAGCGGGCTCGCGAGGCCGTCACACAGGAGGTCGCTTCAATCCGATGATGTTCGTTATCGGCATCGCGCTGTTCGCATTGTGCATCCTCATCTCGGTGGCCCTGCACGAGTGCGGTCACATGTGGGTGGCACGCGCGACCGGAATGAAGGTTCGCCGCTACTTCGTGGGCTTCGGACCGACGCTGTGGTCGACGCACCGGCCCAACAAGCTCGGATCCACCGAGTACGGCGTCAAGGCCGTCCCGCTGGGCGGCTTCTGCGATATCGCCGGCATGACGTCGGTGGAGGAACTCACCCCAGTAGAGCGCCCGTACGCGATGTTCAAGCAGGACACCTGGAAGCGGGTGGCGGTGCTGTTCGCCGGGCCGGCGATGAACTTCATCATCGGACTGGTGCTGATCTATGGGATCGCCGTCGTGTGGGGTCTGCCCAACCTGCACGCGCCGACCACCGCCGTCGTGGGCGAAACATCGTGTGTCGCACCACAAGTCAGCAAGGACAAGCTCGCCGACTGCGCCGGTCCCGGCCCGGCGGCCCTGGCCGGCATCAAGCCCGGCGACGTCGTTCTCAAGGTCGGCGGCACCGAGGTGAAGAACTTCGACGAGATGGTCGCCGCCGTGCGCAAGGCCGCCGGACCGACGCCGTTCGTCGTGCAGCGCACCGAAAACGGTGCCACTCGTGAGTTCACCACCACCGTTGATGTCACCGCCACCCAGCGCCTCGTCGCCAAGGAGAAGGGTGCCGAGCCGGTGCCCACCAACGTCGGCGCCGTCGGTATCGCCGCGGCGACGTTCCCGCCCGCGCAGTACAACGTCTTGACCGCCATCCCGGCGACGTTCACTTTCACCGGTGATCTGACCGTCGAACTGGGCAAGTCGCTGGCGAAGATTCCGACCAAGGTCGGTGCGCTGGTGCACTCCATCGGCGGCGGCGAGCGTGATCCCGAGACCCCCATCAGCGTCGTGGGCGCCAGCATCATCGGCGGCGACACGGTCGATCACGGGCTGTGGGTGGCGTTCTGGTTCTTCCTGGCCCAGCTGAACTTCGTGCTCGGTGCGATCAACCTGGTGCCGTTGCTGCCGTTCGACGGCGGCCACATCGCGATCGCGGTGTTCGAGAAGATCCGCAACCTCGTCCGATCGGCGCGCGGCAAGGTCGCCGCGGCGCCGGTCAATTACCTGAAGCTGATGCCCGCCACCTACGTGATCCTGGTTGTGGTGGTCGGCTACATGCTGTTGACCGTCACCGCCGACCTGGTCAATCCGATCCGGCTGTTCCAGTAGCCGCCCGCAATGTTGGAGATGAAGTAGTGACTTCCATAGGCCTGGGCATGCCCGCCCCGCCGGCGCCCGTGCTGGCGCCGCGTCGAAAGACCCGCCAGCTGATGGTGCGCGATGTCGGCGTCGGCAGCGACTACCCGATCTCGGTGCAATCGATGTGCACCACCAAGACCCACGACGTCAACTCGACGCTGCAGCAGATCGCCGAGTTGACCGCTGCCGGTTGCGACATCGTCCGAGTGGCCTGCCCGCGCCAGGAGGACGCCGACGCGTTGTCCGAGATCGCCAAGCACAGCAACATCCCGGTGATCGCGGACATCCACTTTCAGCCGAAGTACATCTTCGCCGCGATCGACGCGGGCTGCGCGGCCGTGCGCGTGAACCCCGGCAACATCAAGGAGTTCGACGGCCGGGTGGGCGAGGTCGCCAAGGCGGCAGGAGCGGCGGGCATCCCGATCCGCATCGGCGTCAACGCCGGATCGCTGGACAAGCGCTTCATGGATAAGTACGGCAAGGCCACCCCGGAAGCGCTCGTCGAGTCCGCGCTGTGGGAAGCCTCGCTGTTCGAGGAACACGGCTTCGGCAACATCAAGATCAGCGTCAAGCACAACGACCCCGTGGTCATGGTGGCCGCCTACGAGCAGCTCGCCGAAAAGTGCGACTACCCACTGCACCTCGGCGTGACCGAGGCCGGGCCGGCGTTTCAGGGCACCATCAAGTCGGCCGTCGCTTTCGGCTCACTGCTGTCGCGGGGGATCGGTGACACGATCCGCGTCTCGCTGTCGGCCCCGCCGGTCGAAGAGGTCAAGGTCGGCATCCAGATCCTGGAGTCGCTGAACCTGCGACCGCGCGGTCTCGAGATCGTGTCCTGCCCCTCGTGCGGGCGGGCCCAGGTCGACGTCTACACGTTGGCCAACGCCGTGTCGGCCGGTCTGGACGGTCTCGATGTGCCGCTGCGGGTGGCCGTCATGGGCTGCGTCGTCAACGGGCCGGGCGAGGCGCGCGAGGCCGATCTCGGCGTGGCGTCGGGCAACGGCAAGGGACAGATTTTCGTCAAGGGCGAAGTCATCAAGACGGTGCCCGAGGCGCTGATCGTCGAGACGCTGATCGAAGAGGCCATGAGACTGGCCTCCGAGATAGGTGAAGCCCAGCGTGACACCGGCACATCTGCCAGCGGTTCGCCCGTCGTGACCGTAAGCTGATGGCGTAACCCGCTGGGGTTTTCACTCCGCAGAAAGTAACGCCCATGTCGGCTCCGCCACTGTTTCGTCTGGTCGACGAACGACGGGTGTCTCCTGCTCGTGACGCTGCGGCGGTGAGCCGCGTGCTCGCCGACGATCCTGTCGGCTCCTGCATGGTGGCAGCACGGGTCGCCGACCACGGAGTCGAACCCCAGGCGATCGGCGGAGAGCTGTGGACGCGGCGGCGCGCTGAGGAATCGCTGTGTTACGCGGGGGCCAATCTGATCCCGCTGCGCGGCGCGCAACCCGACCTGCATGCGTTCGCCGATAAGGCGATGAGTACCGCGCGGCGCTGCTCGTCTCTGGTCGGCCGGGCCGAATTGGTGTTGCCGATGTGGGACCGCCTGCAACACGCGTGGGGACCGGCCCGCGACGTCCGCGATCGCCAACCACTCATGGCCCTCGGTGTGGCGCCGTCGTCCCGGATCGACCCGGCGGTGCGGCGGGTGCGGGTCGACGAGCTCGACGCCTACCTGGTGGCCGCGATCGACATGTTCATCGGTGAGGTCGGCATTGATCCGCGGATCGGCGACGGCGGTCGGGGGTACCGCCGCCGGGTCGCCAGTCTGATCGCAGCGGGCCGCGCCTATGCCCGCTTCGAGCACGGCCAGGTCGTGTTCAAGGCCGAGGTGGGATCGCAATCTCCGGTGGTCGGTCAGATCCAGGGCGTGTGGGTGCACCCGGAGTGGCGCGGCCGTGGGCTCGGCACCGCAGGCACGGCGGCCGTGGCCGCCGCCGTCGTCAACAGTGGACGGATCGCAAGCTTGTACGTCAACAGCTTCAACGAGGTTGCCCGCGCGGCCTACGCCCGGGTGGGCTTCGCCGAGGTCGGCACGTTCGCGACCGTCCTGCTCGACTGAGCGTGCGCCACGCCGATTTGCTCGATCTGAAACGCGATCGTCCCACTCCCGCTTAACATGGGTGTTACGCGCCGAAAGTCGCGTCTGTGTCGGGGAGTTCGCGGGTGTCCGCGCGGTTTGCGGCCTGCTCGCGTTGTCGAGTCGGGGGGTCGACATGCGGGGTCCTGTTTCCGGTTTGCCATGCTCGGGCTGGGTGGCCGGTGCGCTGATGGCCGTGGGGCTCGGTGCCTCGATCACCGTGGGATGCGGCATCGCGGCCGCCGACGACGGCTCGGCGGCATCGTCGCCGTCGAAATCCGGCTCTGCCCATACCAATCCGGCGTCATCGGGCACCGCCGCGAGCGCGTCCGTGCGCGGGCCGCAGAAGAAAGCGGTGGCAACTAGCCGACGCTCTGCCGCGCCGCCGGCGGCCGTCGGGTCGACAGGACGTCGCCTCAAAGCTCCGACGGTGCCTGAAATCAGCGCTACCGCGACGGCGGCAGCAGCGCAGCCGACGGCGAGGGCGACGTCGACCAACAGCGCTTCGGCGGTTCCGAATCCGCTGGGGTTCCTCGATGCGATCATCCGGCAGATCCAGGTCACATTCTTCAACCGCACACCGACGATCTATTACGACGCGTCTAAGAACGTGATCAATGGCGACGGCACGATCACCGGACAGGTCGTCGGCAGCGACGCCGACGGAGACGCGCTGAAGTACACCGTGAGCACTGCGGCCGACGGGACGGTGGCGATCGACAGCAGCGGCGAGTTCACCTACACACCCGGCGCGGGCTTCGTCCCCTCGAGCGGCGATATCTTCACCGCGTCGGTCAGCGACGCCACGCCCGGGCAGTACCACGGACTGATTGGACTGCTGGTTCCCGGATGGGGGTCGACGGCAAGTCTCACTGCGAAGGTGACCGGTCTCATCACACCCCCCGGTGATCCGGGAGGTGTCGGGACATGGGGCACGCCAACACGATCCGCGTTTTTCACCGACTGGTCGGTGCTGTCGGACTGGTGGGTCTACAACGGCACAACCCAGCACGGCAACCGGACACCCAACCAGATCTCGTTCGCCGACGGCGTCATGACGCTGTCCGGTGACGCGGCAGGCAACGACGCGGGCATCGCGTGGGGACCCGGCCAGCAGTACGGCGGGTGGGAGGTGCGGGTCAAGATTCCTGCGGGTGCGCCCAACTACGACCCCGTGCTGCTGCTCTGGCCGGACGCCGAAAACTGGCCTACCGGAGGCGAAATCGACTTCATGGAGATCTGGGGCGACGGGTCCCGGCAGGCCGTGAACTCGGTTCTGCACTACTCGTCGACCAATCAACAGGCCGGCGCGACCATGACGGTGGACGCCACCCAATGGCACACCTACGCGGTGAAGTGGACGCCCACGGAGATCACCACCTACGTCGACGGCACGCCGATCTTCACCACGAAGGACACCTCGACGTTCCCGCCCGGCCCAATGCATCTGGCCATCCAGCTGGACATGCTTGGTCCCGACATCTCGGCCGGAGCCCAGATGCAGGTGGCCTGGGTCAAGGAGTATTCGTTGGCGTCGGTCCTCTGACCGGCCGCGAACAGTGTCTCCGCTCAAAAGACTTGCGCGAGTTGGCTTTTCTCGGCGTCACTT includes:
- the dxr gene encoding 1-deoxy-D-xylulose-5-phosphate reductoisomerase, whose amino-acid sequence is MSAANRLRVLILGSTGSIGTQALEVIAENPDRFEVVGLAAGGGNPDLLARQRAETGVTNIAVADPEAAEKVGDVTYSGPDAVTRLIETTQADVVLNALVGALGLKPTLAALATGARLALANKESLVAGGPLVVKAARPGQIVPVDSEHSALAQCLRSGTAGEVAKLVLTASGGPFRGWSAAQLEPVTPEQAGAHPTWNMGPMNTLNSASLVNKGLELIETHLLFAVPYERIEVVVHPQSIVHSMVTFTDGSTIAQASPPDMKLPISLALGWPDRVPAAAAACDFTKASTWEFEPLDASVFPAVDLARHAGQSGGCLTAVYNAANEEAAEAFLDGKIRFPAIVRTIADVLHAADQWAAEPATVEEVLDAQRWARQRAREAVTQEVASIR
- a CDS encoding RIP metalloprotease — its product is MMFVIGIALFALCILISVALHECGHMWVARATGMKVRRYFVGFGPTLWSTHRPNKLGSTEYGVKAVPLGGFCDIAGMTSVEELTPVERPYAMFKQDTWKRVAVLFAGPAMNFIIGLVLIYGIAVVWGLPNLHAPTTAVVGETSCVAPQVSKDKLADCAGPGPAALAGIKPGDVVLKVGGTEVKNFDEMVAAVRKAAGPTPFVVQRTENGATREFTTTVDVTATQRLVAKEKGAEPVPTNVGAVGIAAATFPPAQYNVLTAIPATFTFTGDLTVELGKSLAKIPTKVGALVHSIGGGERDPETPISVVGASIIGGDTVDHGLWVAFWFFLAQLNFVLGAINLVPLLPFDGGHIAIAVFEKIRNLVRSARGKVAAAPVNYLKLMPATYVILVVVVGYMLLTVTADLVNPIRLFQ
- the ispG gene encoding flavodoxin-dependent (E)-4-hydroxy-3-methylbut-2-enyl-diphosphate synthase, coding for MPAPPAPVLAPRRKTRQLMVRDVGVGSDYPISVQSMCTTKTHDVNSTLQQIAELTAAGCDIVRVACPRQEDADALSEIAKHSNIPVIADIHFQPKYIFAAIDAGCAAVRVNPGNIKEFDGRVGEVAKAAGAAGIPIRIGVNAGSLDKRFMDKYGKATPEALVESALWEASLFEEHGFGNIKISVKHNDPVVMVAAYEQLAEKCDYPLHLGVTEAGPAFQGTIKSAVAFGSLLSRGIGDTIRVSLSAPPVEEVKVGIQILESLNLRPRGLEIVSCPSCGRAQVDVYTLANAVSAGLDGLDVPLRVAVMGCVVNGPGEAREADLGVASGNGKGQIFVKGEVIKTVPEALIVETLIEEAMRLASEIGEAQRDTGTSASGSPVVTVS
- a CDS encoding GNAT family N-acetyltransferase; translation: MSAPPLFRLVDERRVSPARDAAAVSRVLADDPVGSCMVAARVADHGVEPQAIGGELWTRRRAEESLCYAGANLIPLRGAQPDLHAFADKAMSTARRCSSLVGRAELVLPMWDRLQHAWGPARDVRDRQPLMALGVAPSSRIDPAVRRVRVDELDAYLVAAIDMFIGEVGIDPRIGDGGRGYRRRVASLIAAGRAYARFEHGQVVFKAEVGSQSPVVGQIQGVWVHPEWRGRGLGTAGTAAVAAAVVNSGRIASLYVNSFNEVARAAYARVGFAEVGTFATVLLD
- a CDS encoding family 16 glycosylhydrolase — translated: MRGPVSGLPCSGWVAGALMAVGLGASITVGCGIAAADDGSAASSPSKSGSAHTNPASSGTAASASVRGPQKKAVATSRRSAAPPAAVGSTGRRLKAPTVPEISATATAAAAQPTARATSTNSASAVPNPLGFLDAIIRQIQVTFFNRTPTIYYDASKNVINGDGTITGQVVGSDADGDALKYTVSTAADGTVAIDSSGEFTYTPGAGFVPSSGDIFTASVSDATPGQYHGLIGLLVPGWGSTASLTAKVTGLITPPGDPGGVGTWGTPTRSAFFTDWSVLSDWWVYNGTTQHGNRTPNQISFADGVMTLSGDAAGNDAGIAWGPGQQYGGWEVRVKIPAGAPNYDPVLLLWPDAENWPTGGEIDFMEIWGDGSRQAVNSVLHYSSTNQQAGATMTVDATQWHTYAVKWTPTEITTYVDGTPIFTTKDTSTFPPGPMHLAIQLDMLGPDISAGAQMQVAWVKEYSLASVL